A genomic segment from Bryobacteraceae bacterium encodes:
- a CDS encoding VCBS repeat-containing protein — protein MVQRICAAGALLCAAAVAGPIIVTGTAGGVAPQVNVFDKATLSQVAFFLAYDPAFQGGVRVAVGDVNNDGFDDIVTGAGPGGTPHVKVFSGDSMSGSPPVMQSFFAFDPGFSGGVYVAAGDVNGDDVFDIIVGAGAGGVPQVRVFDGANLGILYDFAAYDPGFTGGVFVGAGDINGDGIDDIITGAGAGGGPHVKVFDGVTGGEIHSFFAFEPIFAGGVSVASADWNSDGRADIVTGTASQSGNVRVFSGVDGSLLDSFFALPSFTGGIFVAGGSILTSPATGAGPVNIFPGPGLPVAMSFFPYGPTYGEGAFIAASQPDPVPEPGAWFLLSAALGAFAIKRRC, from the coding sequence ATGGTGCAACGGATCTGTGCTGCAGGCGCGCTGCTATGCGCTGCCGCCGTCGCGGGACCCATCATCGTCACTGGTACGGCTGGCGGGGTGGCCCCTCAGGTGAACGTCTTCGACAAGGCCACCTTGTCTCAAGTGGCGTTCTTCCTTGCTTATGACCCGGCCTTTCAAGGCGGTGTCCGCGTCGCCGTGGGCGACGTCAACAACGACGGTTTCGACGATATCGTCACCGGCGCCGGCCCCGGCGGTACGCCGCACGTCAAGGTCTTCAGCGGCGACTCCATGAGCGGTTCGCCCCCGGTGATGCAGTCCTTCTTCGCCTTCGACCCGGGCTTCTCCGGTGGCGTCTATGTTGCCGCCGGCGACGTCAACGGCGACGACGTCTTCGACATCATCGTCGGCGCCGGCGCCGGCGGAGTACCGCAAGTCCGCGTGTTCGACGGCGCCAATCTCGGCATCCTGTACGATTTCGCCGCCTACGATCCGGGGTTCACCGGCGGCGTATTCGTCGGCGCCGGTGACATCAACGGAGACGGCATTGACGACATCATCACTGGCGCCGGCGCTGGCGGAGGACCGCACGTCAAGGTGTTCGATGGCGTCACCGGCGGCGAGATCCACAGCTTCTTCGCCTTCGAACCGATCTTCGCCGGCGGCGTCAGCGTCGCCTCCGCCGACTGGAACTCCGATGGCCGCGCCGACATCGTCACAGGAACGGCCTCCCAATCCGGCAATGTCCGCGTCTTCAGCGGCGTCGACGGCTCCCTGCTTGACTCCTTCTTCGCCCTGCCGAGCTTCACTGGCGGTATCTTCGTGGCGGGCGGGTCCATCCTGACGTCGCCGGCCACGGGCGCTGGTCCCGTGAACATCTTCCCCGGACCGGGCCTCCCCGTTGCGATGTCGTTCTTCCCTTACGGCCCCACCTACGGAGAAGGCGCGTTCATCGCCGCCTCGCAGCCCGACCCGGTCCCGGAACCCGGCGCATGGTTCCTCTTGAGCGCCGCGCTCGGCGCCTTTGCAATCAAGCGCCGCTGTTAG
- a CDS encoding TonB-dependent receptor: MNTYFFRSVAVAAILAAATFAQTDRGIINGLITDTTGAAVPEARIVATNSATGVASATQTTNTGDYTLPNLPVGAYSVRIERQGFKAAIRSEVIISAGGTVTVNAQLEVGAVSESVQVAATLELLQTSTAKVSTAVSNKMVDELPLVVGGAMRGAFDLALITPQANQPSDDNFNIGGGQGGSYGATLDGVSVLTGRFNSVQWANVNTPSVDAITEFAVETNGFKAEFGRGQGGMITFSSKSGTNDLHGTLYEFLRNDALDSRRFFEDRKGKYKQHDFGWSAGGPVFIPKLYDGHNKTFFFASGEWFRNRVGAGSGRFSVPTPEMYNGDFSNWVDGNNRPLQIYDPATTRANPSGSGFIRTPFAGNLVPQARFATISKNYVDLVKGVVVPNNGAAPGASDYVRNNYINSTGTRLDPWTKFSVKGDHNFGINDRVSFLYNYGYHGGLAGPDGFPGLPYPVNDQRVDDQKSHVYRATYDKVITPTTVNHMFFGVNFWKERHDAQTLDGGWESKGICVKGAWDCNRNLLIVESSDYSTWVARAYDGSENFVFSFGDDVTMTRGKHTIKAGYLWERMHYNGFGQQTIGGLIRGDRRSTSIPNDNNISTGGGNGFASFLLGQGFTGGTENDRFVGQQWRSHGFYVQDDFKATPKLTLSYGVRYEFTLPPVEQTDKWSDLDPKLPNARAGGLPGALRFAGFGPGREGKRAIADGWYGGIGPRFGMAYAMDDKTVLRASVGRSFGVAKTITGSAHFEGSTLVFSASSLDNGVTPIFLVDQGLPPYTKPPVIDPTFSNGASPAYWDGEAVRLPENYQWTMSVQRQVSNTMVFEGSYNATIGAHLVAGLKRYNQLPFSVLERYGRSLLSSGIDSAAARAAGLSRPYEDINCQFSATCAQVSVAQALRPFPQYRDVNTSSGAGDKSGHSSYHSMVLKLDKRYSGGVTLQGSYVFSKLLTDADGYNPDNGTLDNYNRRLEKSIGEFDLTHNVKMTYIWELPFGKGKRWLSAGPASWVLGGWRVAGTHFYSSGYPLSLSNSAALGSILFNGRSAATVSTYDGWIAEQNNPNWKGTDRYFQPASFFGAQPNDRAGNTTRHNPKARQPWNLSENYSLAKSFSIREQMHIDLRWEMFNMFNRFRPSPGSTNVQDPNFGRVQGQLNEPRRMQLGLKFYF, encoded by the coding sequence ATGAACACGTATTTCTTCCGCTCTGTCGCGGTCGCCGCAATCCTTGCCGCGGCCACCTTCGCGCAAACCGATCGAGGCATCATCAACGGCCTCATCACCGACACAACCGGCGCGGCCGTTCCCGAAGCCCGCATCGTCGCCACCAATTCGGCGACGGGCGTCGCCTCCGCCACCCAAACAACCAATACCGGCGACTACACGCTCCCGAATCTTCCCGTCGGAGCCTACTCGGTGCGCATCGAGCGGCAGGGATTCAAAGCCGCCATCCGCAGCGAGGTGATCATCTCGGCGGGCGGCACGGTCACCGTCAACGCGCAGCTCGAAGTCGGCGCGGTGAGCGAGTCCGTGCAGGTGGCCGCCACGCTCGAACTGCTGCAGACATCCACCGCGAAAGTGTCCACCGCGGTCTCGAACAAGATGGTGGACGAGTTGCCGCTCGTGGTCGGCGGCGCCATGCGCGGCGCGTTCGATCTCGCGCTGATCACGCCGCAAGCCAACCAGCCGAGCGACGACAACTTCAATATCGGCGGCGGCCAGGGCGGCAGCTACGGCGCAACGCTCGACGGCGTCAGCGTCCTGACCGGGCGATTCAACTCCGTGCAGTGGGCCAACGTCAACACGCCGTCGGTGGACGCCATCACCGAGTTCGCCGTCGAGACCAACGGGTTCAAGGCCGAATTCGGCCGCGGCCAGGGCGGGATGATCACGTTCTCGTCGAAGTCCGGCACGAACGACCTGCACGGCACTCTCTACGAGTTCCTGCGCAACGACGCGCTCGATTCGCGCCGCTTCTTCGAGGACCGCAAGGGCAAGTACAAGCAGCACGACTTCGGCTGGTCGGCCGGCGGCCCGGTCTTCATCCCGAAACTTTACGACGGCCACAACAAGACGTTCTTCTTCGCCTCCGGCGAATGGTTCCGCAATCGTGTCGGCGCGGGCTCTGGCCGCTTCTCGGTGCCGACACCGGAAATGTACAACGGCGACTTCTCCAACTGGGTGGACGGCAACAACCGGCCGCTGCAGATCTACGATCCGGCCACCACGCGCGCCAACCCCAGCGGCAGCGGTTTCATCCGCACGCCGTTTGCCGGGAACCTCGTGCCGCAGGCGCGCTTCGCCACGATCTCGAAGAACTACGTCGACCTCGTCAAGGGCGTCGTCGTCCCGAACAACGGCGCCGCGCCCGGCGCCAGCGACTACGTCCGCAACAACTACATCAACAGCACGGGCACGCGGCTCGACCCGTGGACGAAGTTCAGCGTCAAAGGCGATCACAACTTCGGCATCAACGATCGCGTGAGCTTCCTCTATAACTACGGCTATCACGGCGGCCTCGCCGGTCCGGATGGATTCCCCGGCTTGCCTTATCCCGTGAACGACCAGCGCGTCGACGACCAGAAGAGCCACGTCTACCGCGCCACCTACGACAAGGTAATCACGCCGACGACGGTGAACCACATGTTCTTCGGCGTCAACTTCTGGAAAGAGCGCCACGACGCACAGACCCTTGACGGCGGCTGGGAGTCCAAGGGAATCTGCGTGAAGGGCGCCTGGGATTGCAACCGCAACCTGCTGATCGTCGAATCGTCGGACTATAGCACCTGGGTCGCGCGCGCCTACGACGGAAGCGAGAACTTCGTGTTCAGCTTCGGCGACGACGTGACCATGACGCGCGGCAAGCACACCATCAAGGCCGGCTACCTTTGGGAGCGGATGCACTACAACGGTTTCGGCCAGCAGACCATCGGCGGGCTGATCCGAGGCGACCGGCGCTCCACGTCGATCCCCAACGACAACAACATCAGCACCGGCGGCGGCAACGGCTTTGCGTCGTTCCTGCTCGGCCAGGGCTTCACCGGCGGCACGGAGAACGATCGTTTCGTCGGCCAGCAGTGGCGCAGCCACGGCTTCTACGTGCAGGACGATTTCAAGGCGACTCCAAAGCTCACGCTGAGCTACGGCGTCCGCTACGAGTTCACGCTTCCCCCGGTGGAGCAGACCGACAAGTGGAGCGACCTCGATCCGAAGCTTCCAAACGCCCGCGCGGGCGGACTTCCTGGCGCGCTGCGGTTCGCCGGCTTCGGCCCCGGGCGCGAGGGCAAGCGCGCGATCGCCGACGGCTGGTACGGAGGCATCGGTCCGCGCTTCGGCATGGCTTACGCCATGGACGACAAAACCGTTCTACGCGCGAGCGTCGGCCGCAGCTTCGGCGTCGCCAAGACGATCACCGGCAGCGCTCACTTCGAAGGATCGACGCTGGTGTTCTCGGCGTCGAGCCTGGATAACGGCGTGACCCCGATCTTCCTCGTCGATCAGGGCCTGCCGCCCTACACGAAGCCTCCGGTGATCGACCCGACGTTCTCCAACGGAGCGAGCCCGGCCTATTGGGACGGCGAAGCGGTTCGGCTTCCGGAGAACTACCAATGGACGATGTCGGTGCAGCGCCAGGTTTCGAACACGATGGTGTTCGAAGGCAGCTACAACGCCACCATCGGCGCGCATCTGGTCGCCGGGCTGAAGCGCTACAACCAGCTTCCGTTCAGCGTTCTCGAGCGCTACGGCCGGTCGCTGCTGTCGAGCGGGATCGACTCAGCCGCGGCCCGCGCGGCCGGCCTGTCGCGCCCCTACGAGGACATCAACTGCCAGTTCAGCGCCACCTGCGCGCAGGTGAGCGTGGCCCAGGCGCTGCGTCCCTTCCCGCAATACCGCGACGTCAACACGTCCTCGGGCGCCGGCGACAAGAGCGGCCACTCGAGCTATCACTCGATGGTGCTCAAGCTCGACAAGCGCTATTCCGGCGGCGTCACGCTGCAGGGCTCCTACGTGTTCTCGAAGCTCCTCACCGACGCCGACGGCTACAACCCGGACAACGGCACGCTCGACAACTACAACCGGCGGCTCGAAAAGTCGATCGGCGAGTTCGACCTTACGCACAACGTGAAGATGACCTACATCTGGGAGCTGCCGTTCGGCAAGGGCAAGCGTTGGCTTTCCGCTGGTCCGGCGTCGTGGGTGCTGGGAGGCTGGCGCGTCGCCGGCACGCATTTCTACTCGAGCGGCTATCCGCTGTCGCTTTCGAACAGCGCGGCGCTCGGCTCGATCCTGTTCAACGGCCGTAGCGCGGCCACCGTGTCGACCTACGACGGCTGGATCGCCGAGCAGAACAATCCGAACTGGAAGGGCACGGACCGCTACTTCCAGCCGGCGTCGTTCTTCGGCGCTCAGCCGAACGATCGCGCTGGCAACACCACGCGGCACAACCCGAAGGCGCGCCAGCCGTGGAACCTCAGCGAGAACTATTCGCTGGCGAAGAGCTTCTCCATCCGCGAGCAGATGCACATCGATCTGCGTTGGGAGATGTTCAACATGTTCAACCGGTTCCGGCCGTCGCCGGGATCGACGAACGTGCAGGATCCGAACTTCGGCCGCGTGCAGGGGCAGCTGAACGAGCCGCGCCGAATGCAGCTCGGGCTGAAGTTCTACTTCTGA
- a CDS encoding M67 family metallopeptidase, with protein MIRIESEAWGTMVSHAKSTFPNECCGAMIGSIDGDEKTVKTAVALENAFTGSQTARYELRPEDLLAADKAARAQGMDLIGIYHSHPDCDAYFSETDLKNSCPWYSFVVLSIQKGEFHHANSFLPNADQTAADKEELAHP; from the coding sequence ATGATCCGTATCGAATCCGAGGCGTGGGGGACCATGGTTTCCCACGCCAAATCCACATTCCCGAACGAATGCTGCGGCGCCATGATCGGCTCGATCGACGGCGATGAGAAGACGGTCAAGACGGCCGTGGCGCTCGAGAACGCCTTCACGGGGTCGCAGACGGCGCGGTACGAGTTAAGGCCGGAAGACCTGCTCGCGGCCGACAAGGCGGCGCGAGCGCAGGGCATGGACCTGATCGGCATCTACCATTCGCATCCGGACTGCGATGCCTATTTTTCCGAGACCGATTTGAAGAACTCCTGTCCGTGGTATTCGTTCGTGGTGCTGTCGATCCAGAAGGGCGAGTTCCATCACGCCAACAGCTTTCTGCCGAACGCCGACCAGACGGCGGCGGACAAGGAAGAGCTGGCGCATCCTTAG
- a CDS encoding PIG-L family deacetylase: MAEILVERSRAGQPHRGKVFAAVHAHLDDVPYYAAGLCAKLMAEGYTGYLIRTSNDEKRGGQSAAKNILANEQEHQKVAAALGFRDVYDLYYQNHEMDAISSLDIRGRLIFLFRYLKVDTVVTFNPWGHNEENPDHWRTGRAVEEAAWMAGVETDYQEHAEVGIGPHDVLERYYFYARAEQPYNRVVDIGGHIEKKLDAIVECRAQGGGNLGSQLRARLAREGKRLPLLGDDDRTADREYARQFLLDDDREYAAPYGLDFAERFYYVDQRRPEVSKVDEYVKQHAVAL, from the coding sequence ATGGCGGAGATCCTTGTGGAACGATCACGCGCGGGGCAGCCGCATCGAGGCAAAGTGTTCGCAGCGGTGCATGCGCATCTGGACGATGTGCCCTATTACGCGGCGGGCCTGTGCGCGAAGCTGATGGCCGAAGGCTACACCGGCTACCTGATCCGCACGTCGAACGATGAGAAGCGCGGCGGGCAATCGGCCGCGAAGAACATCCTCGCGAACGAACAGGAGCACCAGAAGGTGGCGGCGGCGCTCGGCTTTCGCGACGTGTACGACCTCTACTATCAGAACCACGAAATGGACGCGATCTCGTCGCTCGATATCCGTGGACGATTGATCTTCCTGTTCCGTTATCTGAAGGTGGACACGGTGGTGACGTTCAATCCATGGGGCCACAACGAGGAGAACCCGGACCATTGGCGGACTGGCCGGGCGGTGGAAGAAGCGGCGTGGATGGCGGGCGTGGAAACGGACTATCAGGAGCACGCCGAGGTCGGGATCGGTCCGCACGACGTGCTCGAGCGCTACTACTTCTACGCGCGCGCCGAGCAGCCGTACAATCGCGTGGTGGACATCGGCGGCCATATCGAGAAGAAGCTGGACGCCATCGTGGAGTGCAGGGCGCAGGGCGGAGGCAACCTCGGTTCGCAATTGCGGGCGCGGTTGGCAAGGGAAGGGAAGCGGCTGCCGCTGCTCGGCGACGACGACCGCACCGCGGACCGTGAGTACGCGCGCCAGTTTCTTCTCGACGACGATCGCGAATATGCTGCGCCGTACGGCCTCGATTTCGCCGAGCGCTTTTACTATGTGGACCAGCGCCGGCCGGAGGTGTCGAAAGTGGACGAATACGTGAAGCAGCACGCGGTGGCGCTGTGA
- the moeB gene encoding molybdopterin-synthase adenylyltransferase MoeB — protein sequence MLPTLSKEEILRYSRHLIMPEVGMEGQQRLKAGSVLCIGTGGLGSPLAMYLAAAGVGRIGLVDFDVVDTTNLQRQIIHGTKDVGRKKLDSAADTIADINPNVEVDRYEVALTSENALEICKHYDLIIDGTDNFPTRYLVNDACVLLNKPNVYGSIFRFEGQATVFSYPGGPCYRCLYPEPPPPGLVPSCAEGGVLGILPGVIGLIQATEAVKLLIGKGETLVGRLMLYDALNMRFRELKLRRNPECPMCGDNRTIHALIDYQQFCGIAPQAAEPVAASNGEIDVVALKARMDRGDRFTLVDVREIHEFQIGRIPNSVLIPLGELPRRLAELNPDDDIVIHCKMGGRSAKACDLLRQNGYKKVTNVAGGILAWSDKVDSSVPKY from the coding sequence ATGCTGCCCACGCTGTCGAAGGAAGAGATCCTCCGGTACTCGCGCCACCTGATCATGCCTGAAGTCGGCATGGAGGGGCAGCAGAGGCTGAAAGCCGGAAGCGTGCTTTGCATCGGCACGGGCGGGCTTGGTTCGCCGCTCGCGATGTACCTGGCCGCGGCCGGCGTGGGGCGGATCGGGCTGGTGGACTTCGACGTCGTCGACACGACGAACCTGCAGCGGCAGATCATTCACGGCACCAAGGATGTGGGCCGAAAGAAGCTCGACTCGGCGGCCGATACGATCGCCGACATCAATCCGAACGTGGAGGTGGACCGGTACGAGGTGGCGCTCACGAGTGAGAACGCGCTCGAGATCTGCAAGCACTACGACCTGATTATCGACGGCACCGACAACTTCCCGACGCGGTACCTGGTGAACGACGCCTGCGTGCTGCTCAACAAGCCGAACGTGTACGGATCGATCTTCCGGTTCGAAGGGCAGGCGACGGTATTCAGCTATCCGGGCGGGCCTTGCTACCGGTGTCTCTATCCGGAGCCGCCTCCGCCGGGGCTGGTCCCTTCGTGCGCCGAAGGCGGCGTGCTCGGCATCCTACCGGGCGTGATCGGATTGATCCAGGCGACCGAGGCGGTGAAGCTGCTGATCGGCAAAGGCGAGACGCTGGTGGGGCGGCTGATGCTCTACGACGCCTTGAACATGCGGTTCCGCGAGCTGAAGCTGCGGCGGAATCCGGAATGCCCGATGTGCGGCGACAACCGGACGATTCACGCGTTGATCGACTATCAGCAGTTCTGCGGCATCGCGCCGCAGGCGGCTGAGCCGGTTGCGGCCTCGAACGGCGAGATCGACGTAGTCGCGCTGAAGGCGCGGATGGATCGGGGCGACCGGTTCACGCTGGTTGATGTCCGCGAGATTCACGAATTCCAGATCGGCCGAATTCCGAACTCGGTGCTGATCCCGCTCGGCGAGTTGCCGAGGCGGCTGGCCGAGCTGAATCCGGATGACGACATCGTGATCCACTGCAAGATGGGCGGCCGTTCGGCGAAAGCGTGCGACCTGCTTCGTCAGAACGGATACAAGAAAGTCACCAACGTCGCGGGCGGGATACTCGCCTGGAGCGACAAGGTCGACTCAAGCGTTCCGAAGTACTAA
- a CDS encoding ubiquitin-like small modifier protein 1 translates to MAKVLIPTPLRQYAGKNDSVEVAGATVGEVLGALTTQFPDLRKNLYNDEGKLRSFVNVYVNDEDIRYMSKDATAVAESDTVSIVPSIAGGR, encoded by the coding sequence TTGGCAAAAGTATTGATTCCCACTCCGCTCCGGCAGTACGCCGGCAAGAACGATTCGGTGGAGGTGGCCGGCGCGACGGTGGGCGAAGTACTGGGCGCGCTGACGACTCAGTTTCCCGATCTCCGCAAGAACCTGTACAACGACGAAGGCAAGCTGCGGAGCTTCGTGAACGTGTATGTCAACGACGAAGATATCCGCTACATGAGCAAAGACGCGACGGCGGTGGCCGAAAGCGACACCGTCTCGATCGTGCCGAGCATCGCGGGAGGCCGTTGA
- a CDS encoding mandelate racemase/muconate lactonizing enzyme family protein, producing MISRRQLVAGAAATAAARAAGPLKITKVEAIRFRRDYRVQGVSPNWTWVRLHTDQGLYGTGESYPTDEAHMGALRELGPALIGKDASRIERLWQDIFYRISYQPWGGAEFRMLTAINIAQWDLLGKAAGLPVYRLLGGKAQEKLRVYNTMNGWTINGMREHDAPEKIVEFLLQRGVKGIKLYPYDRGPVNAFARHGGTFITQAELKQSLEPIQRIRKAVGDEMEIALDLSSKWNLPCSLRISRSLEPYGILYLEDPMLPDNLEAYATLARETSIPVCISERLATRFRFREMFEARAVDVAMYDVTWCGGISEARKISDMADTYKIPTSPHTGGGPILWFASIHVATSLTNFYIMESVFHLYNDLFPHFLQDVPRPVDGFVTAPERPGLGVELREEVLRNGDVTVETIAGE from the coding sequence GTGATTTCGCGGCGGCAGTTGGTGGCCGGGGCCGCGGCTACGGCGGCGGCGCGAGCGGCCGGTCCGCTGAAGATCACGAAGGTGGAGGCGATCCGGTTCCGGCGCGACTATCGCGTGCAAGGCGTTTCGCCCAACTGGACGTGGGTGCGCCTGCATACGGACCAGGGACTCTACGGCACGGGCGAATCGTATCCCACCGATGAGGCGCACATGGGCGCGCTACGCGAGTTGGGGCCGGCGCTCATTGGCAAGGACGCCTCGCGCATCGAGCGGCTGTGGCAGGACATCTTCTACCGGATCTCCTATCAGCCGTGGGGCGGGGCGGAGTTCCGGATGTTGACGGCGATCAATATCGCGCAGTGGGATCTGCTGGGGAAAGCGGCGGGGCTGCCGGTGTATCGGCTGCTGGGCGGGAAAGCGCAGGAGAAGCTGCGCGTGTACAACACGATGAACGGGTGGACGATCAACGGCATGCGGGAGCATGACGCACCGGAGAAGATCGTGGAGTTTCTGCTGCAGCGCGGGGTGAAGGGCATCAAGCTGTATCCGTACGATCGAGGTCCGGTGAACGCGTTCGCGCGGCACGGCGGCACGTTCATCACGCAGGCGGAGTTGAAGCAGTCGCTCGAACCGATCCAGCGGATCCGCAAGGCGGTGGGCGACGAAATGGAAATCGCGTTGGACCTTTCGAGCAAGTGGAACCTGCCATGTTCGCTGCGGATCTCGCGGTCGCTCGAGCCGTACGGGATTCTGTACCTGGAGGATCCGATGCTGCCGGACAATCTCGAGGCTTACGCGACGCTGGCGCGGGAGACGTCAATCCCGGTGTGCATCAGTGAGCGGCTGGCGACGCGGTTCCGGTTCCGCGAGATGTTCGAGGCGCGGGCGGTGGACGTGGCGATGTACGACGTGACCTGGTGCGGCGGGATCTCGGAGGCGCGCAAGATTTCGGACATGGCGGATACCTACAAGATTCCGACGTCGCCGCACACGGGCGGCGGGCCGATCCTGTGGTTCGCGTCGATTCACGTGGCGACGTCGCTGACGAACTTCTACATCATGGAGAGCGTGTTCCACCTTTACAACGATCTGTTCCCGCATTTCCTGCAGGACGTACCGCGGCCGGTGGACGGGTTTGTGACGGCGCCGGAGCGGCCGGGGCTGGGTGTGGAGTTGCGGGAAGAGGTGCTGCGGAACGGCGATGTGACGGTGGAGACGATCGCGGGGGAGTGA
- a CDS encoding PIG-L family deacetylase, with the protein MRRRKFLGASAAVPAALPAAAPAPVKTKLPGAIQPAAYANPSSGYSPFTTPDYYSYADDLAIERARPGRPHRGRVLAAIQAHSDDIPLYAGGLVAKLIDEGYTAYLIRISNDEAAGRTLGFGVAQNEVDNEEVARALGCKKAISFYYRNHRMDDCAEIEIRARLIFLFRALQVDTIITMDPYNHYEENPDHLVAARAAEGACWMSGSSKDYIEHYRAGLKPARVREKYYHARSPNGHNLVNRVVDVGPYIDTKVRGNVANRGKGPAGGAGSRLRAELAKQGKRLPLLGADDDTADFAYVKHFLMEDWKLLGARFGLAYAEAFRYIGPPAEYSKNIQAWVERNAVKG; encoded by the coding sequence ATGAGACGACGCAAGTTCCTCGGCGCATCGGCGGCGGTTCCGGCGGCGCTTCCGGCGGCGGCCCCCGCGCCGGTGAAGACAAAGCTTCCGGGCGCGATTCAACCGGCGGCGTACGCGAATCCGAGTTCCGGCTACAGTCCGTTCACCACGCCCGACTACTACAGCTATGCGGACGACCTGGCGATCGAACGCGCCCGTCCCGGCCGGCCGCATCGAGGTCGTGTGCTCGCGGCGATCCAGGCCCACTCCGACGACATCCCTCTCTATGCCGGCGGCCTGGTGGCGAAGCTGATCGACGAAGGGTACACAGCCTACCTGATCCGCATCTCCAACGACGAAGCCGCGGGACGCACGCTCGGTTTCGGCGTGGCGCAGAACGAGGTCGACAACGAGGAAGTGGCGCGGGCGCTCGGGTGCAAGAAGGCGATTTCGTTCTACTATCGCAACCATCGCATGGACGACTGCGCCGAGATCGAAATCCGGGCGCGCCTGATCTTTCTGTTTCGCGCGCTGCAGGTGGACACCATCATTACGATGGATCCGTACAACCACTACGAAGAGAATCCGGATCACCTGGTGGCGGCGCGGGCGGCCGAGGGCGCGTGCTGGATGTCGGGATCGTCGAAGGATTACATCGAGCACTATCGCGCGGGGTTGAAGCCGGCGCGGGTGCGGGAGAAGTATTATCACGCCCGGTCGCCGAACGGACACAATCTGGTGAACCGGGTGGTCGACGTCGGGCCGTACATCGATACGAAGGTGCGCGGCAACGTGGCCAATCGAGGCAAGGGGCCGGCGGGCGGCGCAGGCTCGCGGCTGCGCGCCGAACTGGCGAAGCAGGGGAAGCGGCTGCCGCTGCTTGGCGCCGACGACGACACCGCCGACTTCGCGTACGTGAAACATTTCCTGATGGAAGACTGGAAGCTGCTCGGGGCGCGGTTCGGGCTCGCCTACGCCGAGGCGTTCCGCTATATCGGTCCGCCCGCCGAATACTCTAAGAACATCCAGGCGTGGGTGGAACGCAACGCGGTGAAAGGATAA